A region of the Mytilus edulis chromosome 11, xbMytEdul2.2, whole genome shotgun sequence genome:
ATTCATGTTCCAGATGTAGCTCATACAAATTTTGTACCTTTTGCCACTGATGGTATACAGTATGATGAGTGAATCGGTTGCATGTTGGCATAAGTAATGCTACTAAATGTGGAATCTTTTCATGCAAAGGATTAAGTAATATAACTCTTGCATATTTACCAATAATGTTCTTGTCAAATGCATTTACCAGACGGTCATAAGCATCACGGTCGTTGCCAACTTTTATGTGATTATTCTCCATGCATTTGTGGTTGTCTTTAGGTCCACAAAACCCCAAAAGTTCATCTCTATCTTGGTGATGCATAACAGTACCAACAATAGCTGGTCTCATCTTCTGCCGCTAAAACAGGAGTTTGTGGTATTTTGTAAATTTCCATAATACCCTTTACTAGTTTTGAATAGTAAACAAAGTTTTTTTCTTGTATTCCAGGAGCCATTTCGAAAGTGTGCAATTTCCGCCATCGATACATGGTATTCAGATTTGGCCCTTCCAAGTTAATTGCAACAAAGTTTGCCAGTTTCGGACCTCCCATGATTAACAGTGCTTCGAAAATTTTTTCGTGTACTAGACTTATATCGTTTCCCGTGCGGTCCTTGCACATGGAAATTGTTGGCAATCGATTCAATTGTTTCAAGGAAAACATTTTTGTTGTCTAAAATTCCCTTTTCCTCAGCTTTTACTAGCTTATGGCAAATTGCCTTGATGTCACCTCTTGAACTAAATTCTGTCAATTTCTCTCTAAGTGTTCTTGTACGTAATTTTAATCGAATGTGTTTGCttttaagaaaaaatgcatcTGAACGACACTTTTTAAGTTCTTCAGATTTCTTTTGAAGTAAATTAAGTTGTTCTGTTTTAGTCATGTAATCAAAACGAACCTTTGTTGAGTCCATGTTCCCATCATTTACGTTGAGAGTATGTAAGAGTAACCTCTTTTTGAAGGATGGCAAAGTAGGTATACCTTTGCACAGCTCACATATGTTTCCTTCTTTCATCACATAACCAGTACATTTAACATGCTTAAATGTTCCTTTAAATTCTGTTGTATGTTTCTTTAAATTAACAGTTACAAACGGCAAAGGATACCAGCTTGTTTTGATGTCGTCTTCTCCTACTTTAACGTCATTGATtaataatttaacattgaaaGACTGTTCCTCTCCTGACGCCATGAGATATgttgtattatttaaataatatcctTGACACTTTGTCACATCTAGTCAACTGGTTTTCTCTTCATTCAAGTTACCTTTAATGAAAAAGCTTGCAATGTCTCTAGTTTTGTTAGTCTGAAACTTAGCCTGTCGTTCCTTATGGTCTCTGCTGTTTGCATGTTCCCTGGCTCTCTGGACAGGATTTCCTCTGCATCCCAAGTTTATGTCAATTTTGCAGCAGCGACAATGTGCATTCTTTCGATTAAGCAGAAAAATTCCTTGTTCATCCCAACTGCATAAACATTTGCCAAATGTCCACTTGAACTGGCATGAAATTTAACATTTTGGATTTTCTTTCCAAAATCTCCTAACTTGTAATTTTTGTTGCAAAGAGAGCAAGAAAACATAGATTTTCCATCTTCCTCAACAACTTTAAATTTACAGCTTacattgaatttttcattttcttctttcTCTAGTTCACTAATAAGACTCTCCAATCTTGAAATCCCATCATGGAAAATGCTATCATTAActgcaaaagaaataaaatgcatTATTTATAAACACTTAAATAGTAACAATAATGCACGCTGTGTCGTGCTAAGAATACTTCCTCTCTTGATTTAAATGGAAGTATCGGCAGACAGTAGGTCGGTGTCTTTATTATAATCACACTTCATATATACAAagttcatgggacggactgacggacggagtCGCTCGCTCGAGTTTTACCATATATTACCAATCAATCGATCTTCACGAAGATcttatcaatcaaatcatgattcaaaaTAACAATGTAATCAACCATGCATGATCAGGCATCAATCAACCGAGTACATTGTGTAATACGGGCCACATTGCCGTTTTACAGATTGCCAGTCAATCGATCGAGTTTTACCATGTATTACCAATCAATCGATCTTCATAAGGATCTAATCAGTCAAATCTtgattcaaatttcaaaatgaccatgtaatcaatcaatcaagtacaCTGTGTAATACGGGCCCCATTGACGTTTTACAGATTGCCGATCAATCAATCGAGTTTTACTATTAATTACCATTCAATCGATCTTCATGAAGATctaatcaatcaaatcatgattcagaGTAATCATTTAATCatgattaaaaatttatttatcaaGTACACTGTAATACGGGCTCCATTTATCTGTGTTACAGATTGCCTATCAATCAATTTACCAAGTACAATGTGTAATACTGGCCCCCATTTATCTGTGTGACAGATTGCcgatcaatcaataaaaataatgatttttgcaaaataaccaaccaactaaccaatggGGAAAGACCACCACcgtcaattgttctctgaacaattggttgaAAACAATTGGTTATATCATTTTAAATGActtcattctttttattaaaatgaaatcaaggaattgtatatttttgatatataataagattCTGCAgtcattttcacaaaaaatcttacgacgttgatcgtaagtcatgaacaagtCAGTATACTTATGATCaatcttagtcttaagtttttttgtgaaactgacttCTGAACACCAGACATGTACAGTcttattttaatctttatattGACAGTCTTTTACAC
Encoded here:
- the LOC139495309 gene encoding uncharacterized protein; translated protein: MKDIRSIDRGKCLNCHECEEFTGTLRCDYCDFVAAKHIRKQEEEAITGDESNKHFKLDTLEHSGHSDVGLTSLTSGFENLEENCVEEVSNVNDSIFHDGISRLESLISELEKEENEKFNVSCKFKVVEEDGKSMFSCSLCNKNYKLGDFGKKIQNVKFHASSSGHLANVYAVGMNKEFFCLIERMHIVAAAKLT